The Deinococcus aestuarii genome includes a window with the following:
- a CDS encoding ABC transporter ATP-binding protein yields the protein MRHLEKSYPAVAGTPSNVLKAIDLDVRAGEYVAIVGASGCGKSTLMHIMGLLDAPSGGSYHFDGADVTHLSEVQRAAHRNRDIGFIFQAFVLLPGLTVLENATLALRLRGVTRREREARAMLVLERVGLASRAHHHPHQLSGGQKQRVAIARSLLQEPRLILADEPTGNLDPAATEDVLTLFAEANAQGTTVVVITHDERVARAAGSCIRLRDGEVFTQALPGTPAVRRSA from the coding sequence ATGCGACACCTCGAAAAGTCGTACCCCGCAGTCGCGGGCACACCCTCCAACGTGCTCAAGGCCATCGACCTCGACGTGCGCGCGGGCGAGTACGTCGCCATCGTGGGGGCCAGCGGGTGCGGCAAGTCCACCCTGATGCACATCATGGGTCTGCTCGACGCGCCCAGCGGGGGCTCGTACCACTTCGACGGCGCGGACGTGACGCACCTGAGCGAGGTGCAACGCGCCGCACACCGCAACCGCGACATCGGCTTCATCTTTCAGGCGTTCGTCCTGCTTCCCGGCCTGACGGTCCTGGAGAACGCGACCCTGGCGCTGCGGCTGCGCGGCGTGACCAGGCGCGAGCGCGAGGCGCGCGCCATGCTGGTGCTGGAGCGGGTCGGGCTGGCGTCACGCGCGCACCATCATCCGCATCAGCTGTCCGGCGGCCAAAAGCAGCGGGTGGCCATCGCGCGTTCCCTGCTGCAAGAGCCGCGCCTGATCCTGGCGGACGAACCGACCGGCAACCTCGATCCGGCCGCCACCGAGGACGTGCTGACCCTGTTCGCGGAGGCGAACGCGCAGGGCACCACCGTCGTCGTGATTACCCACGACGAACGCGTGGCGCGCGCGGCGGGGTCCTGCATCCGGCTCCGGGACGGAGAGGTGTTCACCCAGGCTCTGCCGGGAACCCCGGCCGTGAGGAGGAGTGCGTGA
- a CDS encoding efflux RND transporter periplasmic adaptor subunit, translated as MNMRLVVLTAAAFSALGGAVAMMYRTQHAPQLSVNAEAVLKQPFDQITKANGVIEGRSYRLSFARAGTVEELNVAEGEEVHRGQVLAQLDVSGPTRQLALIERAEQELRRNAGLQALDGEVKLRDAARALQAAERAANAERQLYALGAVSLNDLQAAQRAAQDARDALQSARIGRDLAASSAARDLTTQQGEAQQLRDELRQSRLVSPVDGFVTDVGFRVGETSADQTLFVVQRGTLRIKLDVQESELVRIRPHERVDVFLNAYDDQRVQGTVGEITSQATTNAGGSSTLSVYVNFGRGGAARKLIPGLSVRADIHTLELPHAIVVPTGAVVRGGTGSYVWTVQQERLARQPIRVIGANPTRVAITGVRAGTEVVLSPDDGFEAGTRVRVAHD; from the coding sequence ATGAACATGCGCCTCGTCGTCCTCACGGCCGCAGCGTTTTCCGCCCTGGGCGGTGCGGTGGCGATGATGTACCGCACGCAACACGCTCCCCAGCTGAGCGTGAACGCCGAGGCCGTGCTCAAGCAGCCCTTCGATCAGATCACCAAGGCGAACGGCGTGATCGAGGGGCGCAGCTACCGGCTGAGCTTCGCGCGTGCCGGCACCGTCGAGGAGCTGAACGTGGCGGAAGGAGAAGAGGTCCACCGTGGTCAGGTGCTCGCCCAGCTCGACGTCAGCGGCCCGACCCGCCAACTGGCCCTGATCGAGCGCGCCGAGCAGGAGCTGCGCCGCAACGCCGGGTTGCAGGCCCTCGACGGCGAGGTGAAACTGCGCGACGCGGCGCGGGCCTTGCAGGCGGCCGAACGTGCCGCGAACGCCGAGCGGCAGCTCTATGCCCTGGGGGCCGTTTCTCTCAACGACCTGCAAGCCGCGCAGCGTGCCGCGCAGGACGCGAGGGACGCCCTCCAGAGCGCACGCATCGGGCGCGACCTCGCCGCGAGCAGTGCGGCGCGCGACCTGACGACCCAGCAGGGCGAGGCTCAGCAGCTGCGCGACGAGCTGCGCCAGTCGCGCCTGGTGTCTCCCGTGGACGGTTTCGTCACGGACGTGGGGTTCCGGGTCGGGGAGACGTCGGCCGACCAGACGTTGTTCGTCGTGCAGCGTGGCACCCTGAGGATCAAGCTCGACGTACAGGAGAGCGAACTCGTCCGTATTCGTCCCCACGAACGCGTGGACGTGTTCCTCAACGCCTACGACGACCAGAGGGTGCAGGGTACCGTGGGTGAGATCACCAGCCAGGCCACCACCAACGCGGGGGGCAGTTCCACCCTGAGCGTGTACGTAAATTTCGGGCGCGGCGGCGCGGCGCGCAAGCTCATTCCCGGCCTGTCGGTGCGCGCCGACATCCACACGTTGGAATTGCCCCACGCCATCGTGGTGCCGACCGGGGCCGTGGTGCGAGGCGGCACGGGGTCCTACGTCTGGACGGTGCAGCAGGAGCGGCTGGCCAGGCAACCCATCCGGGTGATCGGGGCCAACCCGACCCGGGTGGCCATCACGGGTGTCCGGGCCGGCACCGAGGTGGTGCTCAGCCCCGACGACGGCTTCGAGGCGGGCACCCGGGTGAGGGTGGCACATGACTGA